The following are encoded in a window of Planctomycetota bacterium genomic DNA:
- a CDS encoding CPBP family intramembrane metalloprotease has product MATFLNKSPGAGWLDVGEAAVAGAGMVVFALFAHSLSVPFAFSAAGLTLTAAALVRAVVRSRSPLVLFGLAPVARKTALYAVLGAALGLALGGWYRWHIGAPPLPEAFKGFGLVAAVIGSAEEILYRGYVQGRVRRLGPVGAVACAAILHTAYKSALFALPGAAATIDLEFIVAATFIGGLAFGALRQLSGNVLAPLAAHAVFDLVVYSELAGAPWWVWS; this is encoded by the coding sequence ATGGCTACATTCCTCAACAAATCACCGGGCGCCGGCTGGCTGGACGTGGGCGAAGCGGCCGTCGCCGGTGCCGGCATGGTCGTGTTCGCCCTCTTCGCGCACAGCCTCTCGGTCCCATTTGCCTTTTCGGCGGCGGGGCTTACCCTGACGGCTGCGGCGCTCGTGCGGGCGGTCGTACGCTCACGTTCGCCGCTTGTCCTTTTCGGCCTCGCCCCCGTCGCGCGAAAAACGGCCCTCTATGCCGTGCTGGGCGCGGCCCTGGGCCTCGCGCTCGGCGGCTGGTACCGTTGGCACATCGGGGCGCCGCCGCTGCCGGAGGCGTTCAAGGGTTTCGGGCTCGTGGCGGCGGTCATCGGCAGCGCGGAGGAAATCCTTTACCGCGGCTACGTCCAGGGTCGCGTCCGCCGGCTGGGGCCCGTGGGGGCGGTCGCGTGTGCGGCGATTCTGCACACGGCCTACAAAAGCGCGCTCTTTGCCCTGCCTGGCGCGGCGGCGACGATCGACTTAGAGTTCATCGTCGCCGCGACGTTCATCGGCGGCCTCGCATTCGGGGCTCTGCGACAACTTTCGGGCAACGTGCTTGCACCGCTTGCGGCGCACGCGGTCTTCGACCTCGTCGTTTACTCGGAACTCGCCGGCGCGCCGTGGTGGGTGTGGTCGTAG